The Chelonoidis abingdonii isolate Lonesome George chromosome 21, CheloAbing_2.0, whole genome shotgun sequence genome contains a region encoding:
- the SPOP gene encoding speckle-type POZ protein, with the protein MSRVPSPPPPAEMSSGPVAESWCYTQIKVVKFSYMWTINNFSFCREEMGEVIKSSTFSSGANDKLKWCLRVNPKGLDEESKDYLSLYLLLVSCPKSEVRAKFKFSILNAKGEETKAMESQRAYRFVQGKDWGFKKFIRRDFLLDEANGLLPDDKLTLFCEVSVVQDSVNISGQNTMNMVKVPECRLADELGGLWENSRFTDCCLCVAGQEFQAHKAILAARSPVFSAMFEHEMEESKKNRVEINDVEPEVFKEMMCFIYTGKAPNLDKMADDLLAAADKYALERLKVMCEDALCSNLSVENAAEILILADLHSADQLKTQAVDFINYHASDVMETSGWKSMVVSHPHLVAEAYRSLASAQCPFLGPPRKRLKQS; encoded by the exons ATGTCAAGGGTGCCGAGTCCTCCTCCTCCGGCAGAAATGTCGAGTGGACCTGTAGCAGAAAGCTGGTGCTACACTCAG ATTAAGGTGGTAAAGTTTTCGTACATGTGGACCATAAACAATTTCAGCTTCTGCCGGGAGGAAATGGGTGAGGTCATCAAAAGTTCAACCTTTTCATCAGGAGCCAATGATAAACTGAAATG GTGTTTGCGTGTGAACCCTAAGGGCTTGGATGAAGAAAGTAAAGATTACCTGTCCCTTTACCTATTATTGGTTAGCTGTCCAAAGAGTGAAGTTCGTGCAAAGTTCAAATTCTCCATCCTCAATGCTAAAGGAGAAGAAACAAAAGCAATGG AGAGCCAGCGAGCATATCGATTTGTGCAGGGCAAGGACTGGGGATTCAAGAAGTTTATTAGAAGAGACTTTCTCTTGGATGAGGCCAATGGACTTCTTCCAGATGACAAACTCACTCTCTTCTGTGAG GTGAGTGTGGTACAGGACTCAGTCAATATCTCTGGTCAGAATACCATGAACATGGTGAAGGTACCTGAGTGCCGTTTGGCGGATGAGTTAGGAGGACTCTGGGAGAATTCTCGCTTCACAGACTGCTGTCTGTGTGTTGCAGGCCAGGAGTTCCAGGCTCACAAAGCCATACTGGCAG cacggtCCCCGGTTTTCAGTGCCATGTTTGAACATGAGATGGAAGAAAGTAAAAAG AATCGGGTTGAAATCAATGATGTGGAACCTGAAGTTTTTAAGGAAATGATGTGCTTTATTTACACGGGGAAGGCGCCAAACCTCGATAAAATGGCTGACGATTTGTTGGCAGCTGCTGACAAG TATGCTCTGGAACGCTTGAAGGTGATGTGCGAGGATGCACTGTGCAGTAACCTGTCAGTGGAAAATGCAGCTGAGATTCTCATCCTGGCTGATCTACACAGTGCTGATCAGCTAAAAACTCAAGCTGTGGACTTCATTAACTA TCATGCTTCTGATGTCATGGAGACCTCAGGATGGAAGTCCATGGTGGTATCGCATCCCCATTTGGTGGCTGAGGCATATCGCTCTTTGGCCTCTGCACAGTGTCCCTTCCTGGGACCACCACGTAAGCGACTGAAGCAATCCTAA
- the NXPH3 gene encoding neurexophilin-3 produces MQLSRCCLLLLVPGSISLVISEQEQGEDAEQGENEVQDRPQLQKKREHLSPKSLLTQTPQQNLTHLELVSSSQEFWEVLDNLSELDQGAHSRGRRDPVSNTGKVKKIFGWGDFYSNIKTVKLNLLITGKVVDHGNGTVNVFFRHNSTGQGTISVSLVPPTKTVEFDLEQQIFIEAKESKIFNCRVDYEKVDHAKKTTLCTYDPSKTCYYEHTQSHVSWVCSKPFKIICIYITFYSIDYRLVQKVCPDYNYHSDVPYYPSG; encoded by the exons ATGCAGCTGTCtcgctgctgcctgctgctcctgGTCCCGGGGAGCATCTCGCTG GTGATCTCTGAACAAGAACAGGGGGAGGATGCGGAGCAAGGTGAAAATGAAGTTCAAGACAGACCCCAACTGCAAAAGAAGAGGGAGCACCTCTCCCCGAAGTCCCTACTAACTCAAACCCCACAGCAGAATTTGACTCACCTAGAGCTGGTCTCTAGTTCACAAGAGTTCTGGGAAGTCCTGGACAATCTCTCTGAGCTGGACCAGGGCGCACACTCTAGAGGACGCAGGGACCCTGTGTCAAACACAGGCAAGGTTAAGAAAATTTTTGGCTGGGGTGATTTTTATTCCAACATCAAGACAGTAAAGCTGAACCTTTTGATCACTGGGAAGGTCGTCGATCATGGTAACGGTACCGTTAATGTCTTCTTCCGGCACAACTCCACTGGGCAGGGCACTATCTCTGTCAGCCTCGTCCCGCCCACCAAGACAGTGGAGTTTGACCTGGAGCAGCAGATCTTCATTGAGGCCAAAGAATCCAAGATCTTCAACTGCCGGGTAGATTATGAGAAAGTGGATCACGCCAAGAAAACCACACTCTGTACTTACGACCCCTCCAAAACCTGCTACTATGAGCACACCCAGAGTCATGTCTCCTGGGTCTGTTCCAAACCCTTCAAAATCATTTGCATCTACATCACCTTCTACAGCATAGACTACAGGCTAGTGCAGAAGGTGTGTCCAGACTATAACTACCACAGTGATGTACCTTATTACCCCTCTGGATGA